The Metabacillus sediminilitoris genome window below encodes:
- a CDS encoding LCP family protein gives MERKQMKRVKKKRRLFLRRILFFAILLFLVIAGYMGYVLFETFQAASGSYSELARGDKSKLRTEAVEISEDPFSIILLGVENYSSGGNGRTDSIMVATINPKDQTVKLLSIPRDTRVYIEEEGEEDKINHAYVYGGKDATINAVEDLLDIPIDYYATVNFEGFKEIIDEIGGVTVEVPFDFTEKSDIKGKDRIEFHEGTMTLNGEEALAYARMRKQDPRGDFGRNDRQKQIITAAVSSIFTPKNLLKVDEIASHVGDNIETNMRVSEGLGLQSQFSNFKSSAIEQLKLEGSDEYIGGTYYFVPDEMQLIELSTELENHLKQTTGAVEDESNEG, from the coding sequence ATGGAGAGAAAACAAATGAAGAGGGTTAAGAAGAAAAGAAGACTGTTCTTAAGAAGAATTCTTTTTTTCGCGATTCTTTTATTTTTAGTTATAGCTGGCTATATGGGATACGTTTTATTTGAAACGTTTCAGGCTGCCAGTGGCTCTTATTCAGAATTAGCAAGAGGAGATAAGTCAAAATTACGTACAGAAGCAGTAGAAATCTCAGAAGATCCATTTTCGATAATACTCTTAGGCGTTGAGAATTACTCCTCAGGTGGAAATGGTCGTACAGATTCGATTATGGTTGCGACGATTAACCCAAAGGATCAAACGGTGAAACTTTTAAGTATACCAAGGGATACAAGGGTTTATATTGAAGAAGAGGGCGAAGAAGACAAAATTAATCATGCTTATGTGTATGGTGGAAAAGATGCTACAATAAATGCTGTAGAAGATTTATTAGACATTCCAATTGACTATTATGCAACAGTTAACTTTGAAGGTTTCAAAGAAATTATCGATGAAATTGGTGGCGTTACTGTAGAAGTTCCATTTGATTTTACGGAAAAAAGTGATATTAAGGGTAAAGACAGAATTGAGTTTCATGAAGGTACAATGACATTAAATGGTGAAGAAGCATTAGCCTACGCTAGAATGAGAAAACAAGACCCTAGAGGGGATTTCGGTCGAAATGACCGCCAAAAACAAATTATTACTGCAGCTGTTAGTTCGATTTTCACTCCCAAAAACTTGTTAAAAGTCGATGAAATTGCTTCACATGTTGGAGATAATATTGAAACAAATATGCGGGTAAGTGAAGGTTTAGGTTTACAATCACAATTTAGCAACTTTAAATCATCTGCCATTGAACAGCTAAAACTTGAAGGTTCTGATGAATATATTGGCGGGACATATTATTTCGTTCCAGATGAAATGCAACTTATTGAACTTTCAACTGAATTAGAAAATCATCTTAAGCAAACAACAGGTGCTGTTGAAGATGAGTCAAATGAAGGGTAA
- a CDS encoding glycosyltransferase family 4 protein — protein sequence MITIYQIFGFILAFTVSLVSTPFVIKFAKRFGFVDIPNYRKVHKDPKPLIGGLSIVLGATAGILYLKPFYNYLVPVMLGGFIILVIGLIDDKYNLTPKWKMLGQLIAALIVVFSGVKINFIIIPFTGERIELGIFSYIIAIIWIIAITNAINLIDGLDGLSAGISAIALSSILVLSIMNGQMFVISITVILIGSILGFLPYNFHPAKIFLGDTGALFLGYCIAVISILGLYKSVTIFSLGLPIIALAVPIFDTMFAILRRILNKQKISTADKAHLHHRLLAMGYSHRATVMIIYAIGASFGLSAILFTRGTLWFSLLIIVALCILFQVLAELIGLIGNHKPLLTVLSKLTNSRTPLKDKNN from the coding sequence ATGATCACAATTTACCAAATATTTGGTTTTATTCTTGCCTTTACTGTTTCGTTAGTTTCTACTCCATTTGTTATAAAATTTGCAAAAAGATTTGGATTCGTAGATATACCTAATTATCGTAAGGTTCACAAAGATCCCAAACCACTAATAGGCGGTCTTTCAATTGTTCTAGGAGCAACGGCAGGTATTCTTTATTTAAAGCCCTTCTATAACTATTTAGTACCTGTGATGCTTGGAGGATTTATCATCCTTGTCATTGGCTTGATTGATGATAAATACAATCTAACACCTAAATGGAAAATGTTAGGGCAATTAATAGCTGCGCTAATTGTTGTATTTTCCGGTGTTAAGATAAATTTTATTATCATACCATTCACTGGTGAAAGAATTGAACTAGGAATTTTTAGTTATATTATTGCGATTATCTGGATTATTGCAATAACAAATGCAATCAATTTAATTGATGGGCTTGATGGCTTATCAGCTGGAATATCAGCAATTGCTTTATCTTCTATCTTAGTTCTATCTATTATGAATGGACAAATGTTTGTTATTTCAATTACAGTTATTTTAATCGGAAGTATATTAGGGTTTTTACCTTATAATTTCCATCCTGCAAAAATATTTTTGGGGGATACAGGAGCTCTTTTTCTAGGGTATTGTATAGCTGTTATCTCGATTCTCGGCTTATATAAGAGTGTGACCATTTTCAGCTTAGGCTTACCAATCATTGCCCTGGCTGTTCCAATCTTTGATACAATGTTTGCCATTTTAAGAAGAATACTCAACAAACAAAAAATATCAACAGCCGATAAAGCCCATCTTCACCATAGACTATTAGCAATGGGATATAGCCATCGAGCGACAGTAATGATCATATACGCAATTGGAGCATCTTTTGGATTATCTGCTATTCTTTTTACAAGAGGAACGCTTTGGTTTTCTTTATTAATCATTGTAGCTCTGTGCATCTTGTTCCAAGTACTTGCAGAACTGATTGGATTAATAGGCAACCATAAGCCTTTGTTAACTGTTCTTAGTAAATTAACAAATTCAAGAACTCCGCTTAAAGATAAAAATAATTAG
- a CDS encoding glycosyltransferase family 2 protein codes for MFFIQAVLWFFIILIFYIYFGYPTLLWILTKLKKATINSDLTFEPMVTMFIAAYNEEKVIRNKLLNTVGLSYPKDKLQVIVVSDDSSDRTNDIVKEVAAEYPFIELNIVYGRKGKTEALNKSVTLAKGDILVFSDANSMYKKDAIQHLVKYYVDESIGGVCGELKLVNPTNSTIGESEGVYWKYERLLKTLESQTGTTVVGNGSIYSIRKSLFKPMNPNVGDDMQNPLIMIGQGKRFIYDRDSVTIEETSPSNVEEFGRKVRIVTRSFTGVLSYKRLFNPIKRPELFFKYLSHKLLRYLVPYYMIIIFVLNLFLISQPFYMILFALQILFYLLAYVGRFMKSFVTYIPYYFCIVNLAALIGTYRALTGKRQAVWKPTSR; via the coding sequence ATGTTTTTCATTCAAGCAGTTTTATGGTTTTTTATCATTTTGATTTTTTATATTTATTTTGGATATCCTACTTTACTGTGGATATTAACAAAATTAAAAAAAGCAACGATTAACTCTGATCTTACCTTTGAACCAATGGTAACAATGTTTATTGCTGCCTATAATGAAGAAAAGGTCATAAGAAATAAACTCTTGAATACAGTTGGTTTATCTTATCCAAAAGATAAATTACAAGTGATTGTCGTTTCAGACGATTCTTCAGATCGAACAAATGACATTGTAAAAGAGGTCGCTGCGGAATATCCTTTTATAGAATTAAATATTGTTTATGGACGTAAAGGGAAAACAGAGGCATTAAATAAAAGTGTAACTTTGGCCAAAGGAGACATCCTTGTATTCTCTGATGCAAATTCAATGTATAAGAAGGATGCAATTCAGCATTTAGTCAAATATTATGTTGATGAGTCAATAGGAGGGGTTTGTGGGGAATTAAAATTAGTTAACCCGACTAATTCTACTATTGGTGAATCTGAGGGCGTATATTGGAAATACGAAAGATTGCTAAAAACATTAGAAAGTCAAACAGGTACAACTGTTGTTGGGAATGGCTCCATTTATAGTATTCGCAAGTCTTTATTTAAACCAATGAATCCAAATGTAGGCGATGATATGCAAAATCCCCTCATTATGATTGGTCAAGGGAAGCGATTTATTTATGATAGGGATTCTGTAACAATAGAAGAAACATCACCTAGTAATGTCGAGGAATTTGGACGAAAGGTACGAATTGTAACTAGAAGTTTTACTGGAGTTCTTTCCTATAAAAGGTTATTTAATCCTATAAAAAGACCAGAACTTTTCTTTAAATATTTATCGCATAAATTACTAAGGTACCTTGTTCCTTATTATATGATCATCATTTTTGTCTTAAATTTATTTCTTATATCTCAGCCTTTTTATATGATTTTGTTTGCTTTGCAAATTCTTTTTTATCTATTAGCATATGTAGGAAGATTTATGAAAAGTTTTGTCACGTATATACCATACTATTTTTGTATCGTAAATTTAGCTGCTTTAATTGGTACCTACCGAGCTCTAACTGGTAAACGACAAGCTGTGTGGAAGCCCACATCAAGGTAA
- a CDS encoding NAD-dependent epimerase/dehydratase family protein, translating into MKVLLTGGAGFIGSNLADEYIKAGYEVVVVDNLITGKQDQIHPMATFYEADICSEEFYQIALKEKPDLINHHAANIDVQSSIINPGLDAKINIIGTLNVLEVCKQLGVPIIYPSSAAVYGTPNYLGIDEIHEIAPISNYGISKYTPEQYIKLYHGLYNVPYTIFRYANVYGMRQDPKGEGGVISVLMKSAINGQDFNLYGDGKQTRDFIHVADVVKANLLASATPLNDIFNISTGTQTELLQLINLVKETVKTQFHVHYLQERKGDIKHSYLLNDKVKEKLGWKPTIDLLEGINRTYQYYLNK; encoded by the coding sequence ATGAAAGTTTTATTAACAGGCGGAGCGGGATTTATAGGCTCTAATCTAGCAGATGAATACATAAAAGCTGGTTATGAGGTTGTTGTAGTGGATAACTTAATAACAGGGAAACAGGATCAAATACATCCTATGGCAACATTCTATGAAGCAGATATTTGCTCGGAAGAATTCTATCAAATTGCTCTCAAGGAAAAACCTGATCTTATTAATCATCATGCAGCAAATATTGATGTACAATCTTCAATTATAAATCCTGGATTAGATGCAAAGATAAATATTATTGGGACATTAAACGTATTGGAAGTATGTAAACAATTAGGTGTCCCGATTATTTATCCATCATCTGCAGCTGTTTACGGTACACCTAATTATTTAGGAATCGACGAAATACATGAAATTGCTCCAATATCTAATTATGGTATTTCAAAATATACGCCGGAACAATATATTAAGCTCTATCACGGCCTTTACAATGTCCCTTATACGATTTTCCGTTATGCTAATGTATATGGAATGCGTCAAGATCCAAAGGGAGAAGGCGGGGTTATATCTGTATTAATGAAGTCAGCCATTAATGGACAAGACTTCAACTTATATGGTGATGGTAAGCAAACAAGGGATTTTATCCATGTTGCTGATGTAGTGAAAGCGAATTTATTAGCAAGTGCTACTCCTTTAAATGATATTTTTAATATTAGTACAGGCACTCAAACAGAGCTGCTTCAACTAATTAATTTAGTCAAGGAAACAGTTAAAACGCAATTTCATGTTCATTATCTACAAGAAAGAAAGGGAGATATTAAACATAGTTATCTTCTAAATGATAAGGTTAAGGAAAAACTTGGTTGGAAGCCAACAATCGATCTTTTAGAGGGAATAAATAGGACCTATCAGTATTATTTAAACAAATAA
- a CDS encoding UDP-glucose dehydrogenase family protein, translated as MDICVVGTGYVGLVSGVCFSDLGNRVTCVDVDESKIKKLLEGKSPIYEPGIEDFIQKNLNEGRLFFTTDLKKAMESAQIILIAVGTPRKQNGEADLTYIENVAESIGQNLQDYKIIVTKSTVPVGTGKIIKEIISRHAGDVKFDVASNPEFLREGSAIYDTLNMERAVIGVESEKAANLLKELHKPLTSNIVLTDIETAEMIKYASNAFLATKISFINEIANVCELLGADVTKVAEGMGYDKRIGNAFLQAGIGYGGSCFPKDTSALVAIAEQAGYDFRIVKDVEQVNKEQRFKVVDKLKVALKNDLKGKKISILGLAFKPNTDDMRDAPSVDVIPILQNEGAEVVAYDPVASENAQKVIPNLQVTDTMQEAILNSDAIVILTEWNEFKEMDLTEVARLVKQKIIIDGRNIFSIEKMEYMKFYYASIGRKTVSFN; from the coding sequence ATGGATATTTGTGTAGTGGGAACAGGATATGTAGGTTTGGTATCAGGTGTTTGTTTTAGTGATCTAGGAAATAGAGTTACATGTGTTGATGTAGATGAAAGTAAAATAAAGAAATTATTAGAAGGTAAATCTCCTATTTATGAGCCTGGTATTGAGGACTTCATCCAAAAAAATCTAAACGAGGGCCGTTTGTTTTTCACAACGGATTTAAAGAAAGCAATGGAATCTGCACAAATCATCCTTATTGCGGTAGGAACACCTAGAAAGCAAAACGGTGAAGCAGATCTTACATATATTGAAAATGTCGCAGAATCAATCGGACAAAATTTGCAAGATTATAAAATCATTGTTACAAAAAGCACGGTTCCAGTAGGGACGGGAAAAATCATTAAAGAGATCATTAGTCGACATGCCGGAGATGTAAAATTTGATGTAGCGTCTAATCCAGAGTTTTTAAGAGAGGGTTCAGCTATCTATGATACGTTAAACATGGAAAGAGCGGTAATAGGAGTTGAAAGTGAAAAAGCGGCGAATCTCCTTAAGGAATTACATAAACCACTGACATCAAATATTGTCCTTACAGATATTGAAACAGCAGAAATGATTAAATATGCCTCAAATGCTTTTCTCGCAACAAAAATAAGCTTTATTAATGAAATTGCGAATGTTTGTGAATTATTAGGTGCTGATGTAACAAAGGTTGCTGAAGGTATGGGGTATGATAAACGTATAGGAAATGCTTTTCTACAAGCAGGTATTGGATACGGAGGGTCTTGCTTCCCTAAGGATACTAGTGCATTAGTAGCTATAGCTGAACAAGCTGGATATGATTTTAGAATTGTGAAGGACGTTGAGCAGGTAAATAAAGAGCAGCGCTTTAAAGTTGTTGATAAATTAAAGGTTGCGTTAAAAAATGACTTAAAGGGAAAGAAAATATCCATTCTAGGCCTTGCGTTTAAACCGAATACAGATGATATGAGAGACGCACCATCTGTAGACGTGATCCCTATCCTGCAAAATGAAGGAGCAGAGGTTGTTGCATATGACCCTGTAGCAAGTGAAAATGCACAAAAAGTAATTCCTAATTTACAAGTCACTGATACAATGCAAGAAGCGATTCTAAACAGTGATGCAATTGTTATTTTAACGGAATGGAATGAATTTAAAGAGATGGATTTGACTGAAGTTGCAAGGTTAGTCAAACAAAAAATCATTATTGATGGTCGTAATATTTTTTCAATTGAAAAAATGGAGTATATGAAATTTTATTATGCCTCAATTGGACGGAAAACAGTCTCTTTCAACTAA
- a CDS encoding glycosyltransferase family 2 protein, translated as MISIIIPTLGNRPDELNRLFNSLSSQTYQNFEVILVTQINHECIHDLSHDNMKIKHVKLNKKGLSYSRNEGLKYISGSIVTFSDDDCWYPEDSFQNVMNTLEKDASIDVACFQIFDPIQDVYYKNNYDSNPKTQISKRDITRKSSIELFVRLKNVKPEDLRFDENFGLGTKYPSGEENIFLSDLMKKKLKISYIPQIIVYHKKPNIHSRLTETQIISKGPLFKRLTNTPVAFILLILFFLKKAKNIHHPFPTFISSVKEILNYKK; from the coding sequence ATGATAAGCATAATTATACCTACTCTTGGTAATCGTCCAGATGAACTTAATAGACTTTTTAATAGTCTTAGCTCTCAAACGTATCAAAATTTCGAAGTCATATTAGTCACACAAATAAATCATGAGTGTATCCATGATTTATCCCATGATAATATGAAAATAAAGCATGTAAAGCTAAATAAAAAGGGCCTATCCTACTCAAGAAATGAAGGATTGAAATACATAAGCGGTTCAATTGTCACCTTTTCTGATGATGATTGCTGGTATCCAGAGGATTCCTTCCAAAATGTAATGAACACATTAGAAAAAGATGCATCAATAGATGTTGCTTGCTTTCAGATATTTGATCCAATACAAGATGTTTACTACAAAAATAATTATGATTCAAATCCTAAAACCCAAATTTCTAAACGAGATATAACTAGGAAATCTTCTATCGAATTATTTGTCAGATTAAAAAATGTAAAACCCGAAGATTTACGATTTGATGAAAACTTTGGTCTTGGGACTAAGTATCCCTCTGGTGAAGAAAATATCTTTTTAAGTGATTTGATGAAAAAAAAGTTAAAAATAAGCTATATTCCACAAATTATAGTCTATCACAAAAAGCCAAATATTCATTCTCGTTTAACAGAAACACAAATAATTAGTAAAGGACCGCTTTTTAAACGATTGACGAACACGCCTGTCGCTTTTATCTTACTAATACTTTTCTTTTTAAAGAAGGCAAAGAACATTCATCATCCTTTTCCTACTTTTATTTCTTCAGTAAAGGAAATACTAAACTACAAAAAATAA
- a CDS encoding HIT family protein: protein MQCPICEKNNQHHHLEIYRNQHIVVSHAPLDANILGYIYIEPLDHYENWSDIPLEVLNDVQTIMKKIDLFLRNEQLAERVYSVTISEMVRHIHYHIIPRHKDMKVKGVSLIEKATQQIANENDIELTIDQVDQFIEKAQKSINI, encoded by the coding sequence ATGCAATGTCCTATTTGTGAAAAAAATAATCAGCATCATCATTTAGAAATTTACCGTAACCAACATATCGTTGTTTCCCATGCACCACTGGATGCAAATATTCTAGGTTACATATATATTGAACCATTAGACCATTATGAAAATTGGTCAGACATTCCTCTTGAAGTATTGAATGATGTTCAAACCATCATGAAAAAGATTGATCTTTTTTTGAGAAATGAACAGCTGGCTGAAAGAGTTTATTCCGTTACAATAAGTGAAATGGTCCGTCATATTCACTATCATATTATTCCCCGACACAAAGATATGAAAGTGAAAGGTGTTTCTCTAATAGAAAAAGCAACACAGCAAATAGCAAATGAAAATGATATCGAGTTGACAATAGATCAAGTTGATCAATTTATCGAGAAGGCACAAAAATCAATAAACATATAA
- the kdsB gene encoding 3-deoxy-manno-octulosonate cytidylyltransferase yields MKVTVIVPARYGSTRFPGKPLANILNKPMIQHVYENVSASTLVDEVIVATDDERIKSVVEGFNGHCFLTSKEHATGTDRIAEVARNLSTDIVVNVQGDEPLISAELIETLIKPFQDDEKLQMATLKSKIKNQEDVTNPNVVKVITNKNNHAVYFSRSTIPYNREKIEVDYFKHIGVYAYRKSFLFDYINLPESILEKAESLEQLRAIENGHSIYVSEVSNELIGVDSPEDIEKVEKFLKAR; encoded by the coding sequence ATGAAAGTAACAGTTATTGTTCCTGCTCGATATGGGTCAACTAGATTTCCTGGAAAACCACTTGCAAATATTCTTAACAAACCAATGATTCAGCATGTATACGAAAATGTATCGGCATCTACATTAGTGGATGAGGTTATCGTTGCAACAGATGATGAACGGATAAAATCAGTGGTAGAAGGATTTAATGGTCATTGTTTCTTAACTTCAAAGGAGCATGCTACAGGTACAGATCGAATCGCAGAAGTTGCAAGGAATCTTTCTACAGATATTGTCGTTAATGTTCAAGGTGATGAGCCTCTTATCTCAGCAGAACTTATTGAAACATTAATAAAGCCATTTCAAGATGATGAGAAGTTACAGATGGCCACTCTAAAGTCAAAAATAAAAAATCAAGAAGATGTAACAAATCCCAATGTTGTAAAGGTAATTACGAATAAAAATAATCATGCTGTCTATTTTTCACGATCAACGATTCCATATAACCGTGAAAAAATTGAAGTAGATTATTTTAAGCATATAGGTGTGTATGCGTATAGGAAATCGTTCCTATTTGATTATATTAACTTACCAGAGTCCATCCTGGAAAAGGCTGAATCTTTAGAACAGCTAAGAGCAATTGAAAATGGTCATTCTATCTATGTATCTGAAGTTTCTAATGAGTTAATTGGAGTAGATTCACCAGAAGATATTGAGAAAGTAGAAAAGTTTTTAAAAGCACGATAA
- a CDS encoding capsular polysaccharide export protein, LipB/KpsS family — MIGVFCPKEQRIPFLDSFFQERITYQPRKYINQLTGITAYGNEFYIQQGIKLAEKNNLPFYTIQQGLSCQFMNADQLFDFEYSLIIDQDMSIRNNEDSSQLNDLIHTADVKGDLLERAKEAFDYIIRDNANENGSIILVDEKKSLDIQKEAAFSKMVDMVMKSYPLNTITIISTFEGEGYLKELCQNENIRIITSAVEAEELLYQAKKVFVVESFEGFKALLLNKEVHCYGLPFYSGLGLTTDDMKSSSTKKGRTLLELFTIFFYIYEKQINPLTGMPTDLNDIIKIIEDKKRNQLVPKEKKIYCFGIQPWKRGFVRPFAKTPFNTIYFPKTVHEVHEQFDQESELLVWGHKEPEDVRELADKWNKPVMRIEDGFIRSVGLGTNVTLPWSLALDHKGIYYNPQEASELENILNSQLFTDKMLDDAREIRRKIVENQLTKYNSEPIESLHLPSEGKKVILVPGQVEDDASIRYGCTDIKTNTDLLNSVREQNPDAYIIYKPHPDIVSRNRQGEVTSDFITDACDHIEVDASIISCIEFADEIHTMTSLTGFDALLRDKTVYTYGSPFYAGWGLTYDRHKVNRRKRTLTLDELIAGALLVYPTYYDWENEIRVSCDTVVNKLIEKRNKYFENGEVKNKIKIPNRLKKVGFLLKEIIQNH, encoded by the coding sequence ATGATTGGGGTATTTTGTCCAAAAGAGCAGAGAATTCCTTTTCTGGATTCATTTTTTCAAGAAAGAATTACCTACCAACCTAGAAAATACATAAATCAATTAACAGGCATAACTGCTTACGGCAATGAGTTTTACATTCAACAGGGGATAAAATTAGCTGAGAAAAATAATCTACCATTTTATACAATTCAACAAGGATTATCCTGTCAATTTATGAATGCCGATCAACTGTTTGATTTTGAGTACTCGTTAATAATTGATCAGGACATGTCGATTCGCAACAATGAGGACTCTTCGCAACTAAATGATTTAATTCATACAGCTGATGTGAAAGGAGACTTATTGGAAAGAGCGAAAGAGGCTTTCGATTACATAATTAGAGATAATGCTAATGAGAATGGAAGCATTATATTAGTCGATGAGAAAAAATCGCTAGATATTCAAAAAGAAGCTGCTTTTAGTAAAATGGTCGATATGGTAATGAAAAGCTATCCATTAAATACGATTACCATTATATCGACATTTGAGGGCGAAGGTTACCTAAAGGAGCTTTGTCAAAATGAGAATATAAGAATCATTACTAGTGCTGTTGAAGCTGAAGAATTGCTCTATCAGGCGAAAAAAGTATTTGTTGTGGAGTCGTTTGAAGGATTTAAAGCGCTTCTGCTTAATAAAGAGGTGCATTGCTACGGGTTACCTTTCTATTCTGGATTGGGCCTTACAACAGATGATATGAAAAGTAGTAGTACAAAAAAGGGAAGAACATTATTAGAACTTTTTACCATCTTTTTTTACATCTATGAAAAGCAAATAAATCCATTAACAGGGATGCCTACTGATTTAAATGATATCATTAAAATAATTGAAGACAAAAAAAGGAATCAGCTCGTACCTAAGGAGAAAAAGATCTATTGCTTTGGTATTCAGCCATGGAAAAGAGGATTTGTCCGGCCATTTGCTAAAACTCCTTTTAATACTATTTATTTTCCCAAAACAGTTCATGAGGTACATGAGCAATTCGATCAAGAAAGTGAATTACTAGTTTGGGGGCATAAAGAGCCAGAGGACGTAAGAGAGTTAGCAGATAAATGGAATAAGCCAGTTATGCGCATTGAGGACGGTTTTATTCGATCAGTGGGTTTAGGAACGAATGTAACCCTCCCATGGTCGTTAGCGTTAGATCACAAAGGCATTTATTACAACCCTCAAGAAGCGAGTGAATTAGAAAACATTCTTAATTCTCAATTGTTTACTGATAAGATGCTTGATGATGCAAGAGAAATTAGAAGAAAAATAGTAGAGAATCAATTGACAAAATACAATTCTGAACCAATTGAATCTCTACATCTACCTAGCGAGGGAAAAAAGGTTATTTTAGTACCTGGCCAAGTTGAGGATGATGCTTCCATTCGTTATGGGTGTACAGATATAAAAACGAATACTGATTTATTAAATTCTGTGAGAGAACAAAATCCTGATGCTTATATTATCTACAAACCGCATCCGGATATCGTTTCAAGAAATCGGCAGGGTGAGGTAACCTCAGATTTTATAACTGATGCATGTGATCATATCGAGGTTGATGCAAGTATCATAAGCTGTATAGAATTTGCAGATGAAATCCATACGATGACATCTCTAACAGGATTTGACGCATTACTAAGGGATAAAACGGTATATACGTATGGATCACCTTTTTATGCCGGATGGGGCTTGACTTATGATCGTCATAAAGTAAACCGAAGAAAGCGCACCCTAACACTAGATGAACTTATTGCCGGAGCTTTGCTTGTGTATCCAACATATTATGATTGGGAAAATGAGATAAGAGTTTCCTGTGATACAGTTGTCAATAAGCTTATTGAAAAACGAAATAAATATTTTGAAAATGGCGAAGTGAAAAACAAGATAAAAATACCAAATCGTCTAAAAAAAGTAGGATTCTTATTAAAAGAAATCATACAAAATCATTAA